The genomic interval CCCCCAGTGCTCTAAGGCACCAAACTCCGGAGCTCTATAGGCTCCTACTCTAAACTCTTGGGCTCCTAGTTCATCAGGTAATCTTCTatataagcaaagcagctaatagttaaaatctgattacaaagcacatcagtctcaacagtACACAGACAAGCAATGGCAAacagcaatggcaaaagcaatggcaaagcagctaGCAATAAGCAAATGGCTagaagccctggcaaaagccaataGCTAAAAGCAACAGCTCTCCTAAAAACAACAGCTCTCCCAGTATATAGTCTtgtataggatttttccaacaagctaagatgcaaactcgGACCACTGTagaagccctggcaaaagccaataGCTAAAAACAACAGCTCTCCCAGTATATAGTCTtgtataggatttttccaacaagctaagatgcaaactcgGACCACTGttccttaacctattagaattctagtttcttagcacaccaggttacatATAGCACTACGCATACActctatcttgttctatctaagaaatgtaagaaatattcttactatagctctattatgtctaagcactgtctacagCTGTaggcctggagcctccactgaagatATCGATGTAAgaaatattcttactatagctctattatctctaagcactgtctacaaCTGTaggcctggagcctccactgaagatatcagtgtgtttcaacCTTCAGTAGAACACTCACTGCTACTTTGGCATTTGAGACCTTTTACTTaataaaagcattagaactcactCTAAAATtgattcaatccctgcactctgatttctctctgaagaattcagagagacccctcactcactgactccaacagggTCAGAGTGGCCGCACTGCCCCAGCGATGCACCCCAGAGCCTGGCCAAAAGCATCCAAGGTCCATTTCTGCTGGTTTAGTGAGATTCCTTCAGGTGTGGGTGCAGACACACAGCCACGTGTGCCAGCATGGCTCctgtgtgggcagagctgcttgAAACAGGCTGTTCAGTCACCAGGTGCATTTTAAAGGAGGCAGCCAACATGCTGGCTCTCTGTGGTTTGTGTTTATCCAGATGATTATGCAAGTGATAGATTTTGCCTCAAAGGGAAGACAAGAGGCCTGCAGATAGTAAAATGTTATGTCCTTTTCATGGCTGCAGGCTTGAGGGGTGGTCTGGTGCACTATAAAACTTCTAGTATTTCTGTAGACTATTTATTTAAGCTCTAGGGAGAAGAGCTTATGATTTCATTTCATTACTACTTTGCTTGCAGAAAAAAGCAATATGGAATCTCATGCTCATTTTAAGTCTTCTGACCATTTAATGTTAATGTTCATACCAGGACTTTTGGCTTCACAGCCCTGGGGAAAGCTACAGAGAGCAAAGAGTCAACCAATTTCAAATGGAGTTATTACAGCAACTGTGTAGTGCCAGCTTAGGAAATATACAGAACTCAGTGCATAAGCAGCAGCCTCTCATGTACCAGGAGCACGTTTCTGTTGTGTCTGAAAGGTGTGTAAACGAGTAAGGCCAGTGTTCAGGATCCTGCCCAAGCCTGGAAGGGTCCAAATGCTTCATTACTGCTGTGAGGACATGGCCAGTGAGGCTGCAGATACGTGATCTCCCCTgtctcagccctgtgctgcagagaacTGCACGAGGAATGAGTTGGAGGAGTACTAACCTTAGTTTAGCTTAGTTTGGGTAATTGGTGGTGACCTGGTGTTTGCATAGGTAAATCAGGATGAAATCTTGAAGTGTTGGATGTAGATTTTTGGATGTGAAGCAAACTGGCACATAGAGGAGATGGAAGGGGAGGATTTCAGAGTGTCAAGTTGACTTGACTGACAGCAACATGTAATGGCCAAAATGTCCTTACCTCGAGGCTTGGATGCCAACTGACACCTCCACTGGGTTTTGCCACCCTTCTTACCCACAACATTGCCTTTAAACCTCTGTGTTTCTAAGGGATGTGAGGCTCTGTGCCTCTGTAATCCTTGCTGCCCAATTACCATTGTATATGGGCATTTCTCTCCCCTTGCAAGGCTAGAGCAGGGAACCTGTTGGGAGTGCAAGGGTGCAGGGGCACTGATGCAGCTCATGATGCTAGAGACTATTTGGTCGAATGCTCTTCTCCTGAATCCCAAGGCAGGTTTCTTCAGCCTATGGTTGATATCTCTTGCCTGCTTTCTCCTTGGAAACATCCAGAGGTAGGTGCACAGTTCAGGACAACAGTACTGGCTGGGCTTTGTTATCAGGCTGTGCTCTGACTGCAGCCACCCCCAGAAGGAACCAGTCACCCCACTGGTGTGCCAGGCCATTACCAGTCCTGACAGGGAGGTAGGAGAAAGCCTGGGAGCTCTCCCAAAGCATATCTGCACGGTTTGTTGGCTCAGTGGCTTTTCCTTCCAACACTGAAATTTGTTTGGCTTGACAGAAGTAGCCAGAGACCATAACTGCTGCCTGGGTGAGTGTTGAATGTAGCTTTGCTATGCCCTCATGTATCTGGTCTGCTGTAAATTACCTTTCTGGGTCAGTTATACATCTCTTGGCTCCAATATCCAGACCCAGCCATTAGCTAATCCTAGGTGTTTCCCagaagagcaggcagcaggatcCTGGTGGGCAGGTGTGGGGGAACTGGCTCCCATACAGTTTTTATCCCCtcattcctcctgcagcaggtggggcAATGATTGAGCTGCTTTGAATATGGTTGTTTCTCTTAAGGGCATGTCACAAGTGGTGTGCTATCCCAGAAGAAAAGGATGGTGAGACCATTATGGGGAAGGGAAGGCCTTTGGAGTGATGGAGTCAATGCTACTCACTGTCCCAGCCTTGtctcctgcctgcccttggcAGGCCAGAGGACAGGGAGGCAGGGTGGCCTTGCAGATGACTGTCCTCTTAGGAATCTCCTGCCATAAAGCTTGACACTGTCTCTGGGTCCTTGGGAACCTGGGACACGCTCCTGGCACAGCGTTCCGGCAGTGCCCTTTCTGTCTGGAGTGGGACTTGTGCCAGTCCAATACGAAAAGCAGAAGTGATGCCATTAGTGGCACCCACAATAGTACCTGACCCAAAATAGCTTCCTAGGAAAAAAACGGGAGGCTGATTAGGTTAGACAAGCCTGGAAGAGAGCAAGAAGTCCAGCTGATGATTGACAGGTGTAGGTTTGTGGGCAGGGGCTATAAATCCCACGGGTGAGCTCTCCAGCTACCCTTTGGGGAAACACAAACGGCAGCAGGAAGCACTCGGGACCTGTCTTTGGTGAACCATGGGGCTCAGTGACCAGGAATGGCAGCAAGTCCTGACTGTCTGGGGAAAGGTGGAGTCCGACATCGCTGGCCATGGCCATGAAGTTTTAATGAGGTAGGCAAGGAACTTCAATCCTAAGAGTAAAGCTGAGAGCTTTTGATAAGAGACATGCTTGTCAGTATTTATTTCAACaaggtgttttctttcttgttggGTGGTGGTTTTTCCATTGCTATTTTCTGGGTTAAAAGTTACTCACTGTGTAAAGTGGCTGTGCTTCTGTCTCTCCATCTCTCAATGGGTGCAGGAGCAGACCAGTGCTGCTTTTAACACATAGCTGTGCTTCTGTCTTTCTGCCTCTGGTGACCAAGCTCTGCTTTGGATCATTTCCCAAGCAGAACAGTGAGAAATGCTGGAGTGAAGTGTGTGTCATGGGGCTTCAGATGCTCTGCAGAAAGGATGtgggaaagcagagaaggaatgAAAGCAGAGGAACATCACCTCTGTGACAATTTTCTTGGAAtctatttcagtaaaattaacTGCAAAGTACCTTAGTGTTTCCCTATCTcacctggcagagccctgcccatcCTGCCTTTTGGGCATAAATCTGTGTGATAACACTTGTCCATGACCTTGTGATGAATTTGAGGTCTGATATGAAATGAGGCACATCCTTTCCCTTAGTTCCCTCCACCATTATTCCGGTACCAGAAGTGCTCATGAGGTCTCCAACTGAGAGGAGCCCATACTCTATGTTGTCCTTGTGATCTTAGCAGTCAGAGTGGTGAACACCCCAGATATTGCAAAGGTGGGAAGAACATTAGGTGGACACTGGATCCTAGCTTGTTCCTTAAGACTAGAGAGGATGCAGACTTTGAGAAGGTTCTCTTCAGCTCTCCTCTCAGACTGTGTGCACCCAAATGTGCTGGAAGGGTACAGACATTGAGGAGAGTAGTGGGGATTTGACACCTGCTTGGGGGATATTCTTCCCTAAGCATGGCTAAGGCAAGGAGCCCACACCTCCAGACAGATCTACTGCAAacctttgaaaaatgtttttcaaagatgagccaaagctgttttccttACCTGCTTTATCATGTCCCAGAACAGCTGCAATTTGAAGGGAAGGGAGTAGAGTGGGAATGAAGTGGGTGGACGTGTGATGGATTTGTCTTCTTGTGGTCCAGAGTAGGTATGCTGGAGGGATAGCAGGAACCTGAGCCATTCTCACCTATCTGTCTCTGAGGTGGCTACTTTGGCTATGAATTTGCCACGTGCTAGTAAAAGCAGTACCAAATGGAAAAGTATTACAATTTTTCTTACAAGTATCACAGAGTAGAGCAGACCATGGCATTAAATAAATAGATGTCACCCTGTGACTTTGTTCCCCCTTTCTCAGGGGAGAGGTTGGCTCCCCTGCCAACCCAGGTTTCCTCCAAGGAGTTTCTGGGGGAGGAGAGAGGCAAGGGAAAGAGGGTGGGAAAAAAGGCCAGGAACCAAATTCCTCCATGTCTGCAATCATAGGGTTTGGGGGCGCAGTAAACTCTCCCATCCAGACGACAttcaaaaccccaaaacctccagaTATAAGGGACTTGAGGCTGGGGACtgttcccccttttttttttctgctatgaGAAACTTGTAGAGCTCTCATTTCTTGGCCAACAAATCATGGGCTGATAAGAGAGTTTGTGTGAGAGGCATGGGTCTATTGGTTGGCTCCCCAGCAACAGTAAATTGATGAAGACAGatagttttgtttgcttttggttttccttcACATGAATACAAGAACTCACCTCTCTGTGTCATGACTAGACGTGGCTTTTGTCTCTGTCTTAAAACCGTTGACATAATCCAGGGGATGGGTGCCAATGAGTTCTCAGAActatatggaaaaaatacaggCACTTCTCTGTTGCTGTAGTTTGAGATGTTTAGGGCAGTGTCTGTCACAACAGGAGGGAATGGAAATAGGCAGTGGTGATCATCTTAGGAAATGGGTAAGAAAATGGGATTAAAGTAGATTGAATACTCTAAGGGAGGTATGtcaggagcttctcctctccaaaGTCCCTCTGCTTTTGTCCACAGACTCTTTCAGGACCATCCTGAGACCCTTGATCGCTTTGAGAAGTTCAAAGGCCTGAAGACCCCTGATGCGATGAAGGGCTCTGAAGACCTGAAGAAACATGGAACTACTGTTCTTACCCAGCTGGGCAAAATCCTGAAGGCGAAGGGTAATCATGAGGCTGAGTTGAAGCCTCTGGCTCAGACCCACGCAACCAAGCACAAAATCCCTGTCAAATATCTGGAGGTATGGAAAAGGGCAGGGAGTCTCAGTGTCTGATGTCTAGTGAATGCATGCAAGACAGCTATGTGAGAGTTGGGCTTTCATTTACTGATGACTAGTTGGACTTCAGTGAGCTCTCCCTCAAGTCCAAGGTCTGTGTGTAAAAGTAGGAGGAGGCACAGAAAGGGCTCAAGGGCGAATGGTATGTGAATATCCAAGATTAGATTTCCCATTCCAAACAGCACATACAGTCTGACCAGCCCTTCACAACAATAAACCAGCCCATGCAGCCTATGCGTGCCTGGGAAACTGTATTACATAAGGACTGTCAGTGACCAGACACAAGGGACGTGCAATTTTAGAGTAATCCCTGGAGAATCCATTGGAGACCAAGACCCATAAAACTAAGTGTTACACAAACACAGGGCATGAATTTGCAGTCTTAATGGATGAGGCAGACAAAAAGTGGAAAGGGCCATGGTCTACACAAGGTCATGAAGCAGATCAGTGTCAGAGCTATGAATAAGCCCAATGCTTCTGCCTAGCCCAGGCTCCTTGCATACTAGACCTCACTGTCTCTCCAGAGGCTGAAGGAAGGCCTACTGAATTAGCTCGGAGATATTTCCAGGCTCTGCAACCTATTTCTTAGTCTggcttttctgaaaataaaccaTGAGCGTcccttcagtttttctttctctctttccttcctcgCAGTTCATTTCTGAAGTCATTATCAAGGTCATTGCCGAAAAACACGCTGCAGACTTTGGGGCTGATGCCCAGGCTGCAATGAagaaggctctggagctgttCCGAAATGACATGGCCAGCAAGTACAAGGAGTTCGGTTTCCAGGGTTAGCACATACGCACAAAGGAACACCACGATGGAGCACCTGGCCACGCATCTCTCCCCAGCGCTATTTTGGACATCTCACAATTGGCCATCTCTGATGTGTGGGAAAGATTTGAGGAGAGGCCAAGAGTCACTCCAGGCAGCATAGAGGCACCCAGAGTGATATCCATGATAAACTGTCATTTCCTGGCTTCGTGTATACAAAAGAAATATCCTGCTTTCTTAGGAAAAATAACATTAGGGGTTATCTTTGAGCTTCAGCCTATATTatcccctttctctctctcttcctgaaACTCTGTCTCATCTGAGAGGCAAATGGCATGGCCAAAGATGAAGGGATGTGTAGAATCACGAGCAGTGTTGAGTGCGGTGAATGAGTGAAGGAATGACTCAAATGAGAGATGTGAGAATGGGAAGCAGGGACACAGCATCCCATTCCTCCCATAGGTGAGACTGTTGCAGGTTACTATGGAGAACTTCCAGCACAGTGTTACCCTGCTTTGTGGGAGTGAATGCAGCCAGTCAGTCTCCAGTGCCTGCCAGCTCTGGAGGGTTTAGTTGTTAAACTTGCATTATAAAGATCGGTACTCCCTGTGATCTGTAAGCTTCTAGCAGTTGCCACTATGCTATGTCTGAAGGTCTGTTGTACTGGGAAGTGAAGtatgtgtttttcagaaaataaaaatccctgcaCCAGAGTCGTGTGTTTACTCCTGGCTGTACAAACACTCCAGTGAGAACtaggggagaaggagaaagtggAAAGGTGTTTTGCATACATATCTGTCTGCAGAGCAACCTGCACCATCAGTCCATGACCTGAGCAGCACGTGGCATCTGTCTTAGCCAGGGACTCGGGGCACTCAGATGTCACTATGGGGACATGACCTGATTACTGGGCCTCACAGCACAAGacagcagcctcagctgagTGCCTCAGAGCTGAGAGAAATGCTCCCTGACCAAAGGCtttgggcactgctgtgctgggggaatgTGGTGAAGGAAGGTCCCTGCTTATTTACGGGGAGGGGGCATATGCAAGCAGCCTTGGGTCCCAGCAGTGCGTTGCTCTCTCCAGACACTGGAAAGGAGGGATGATCAGCTCAGGCGGAAGGCTACAATGGCAGCATATGCTCTCAAGACCGAAACTCTGGTCTTTTCagcctttttaatttctgctgagGTGCCTCTGCAGTGCATGCCGCACTCTGTTTACAGATGTACACCCGTGTCCTGTGGGGGACCTTAAGGGACAGACATAATGGCAAGACACCTCCCTCTGCCTGTtgccctctccccatccctATACCAGGGGGCTGTGACTAGGGGAAATGCATGGGAGTGACACAGCTGCTCTTTTTGGTGTGGAGAAAGTAATGCACCTTATCTCACAGAGAAAGTGTGAGGGCaagcacaaggaagaaaaatgcgGTGCTCAGTAACAGAAGTTATTAGCAGGACCTAGTTCAAGGTACTCCCTACTGCACTGTGTGCAGTGGAGACAGTGAAGGAGACACCAGCTCCCTTAAAAATCAATCCTGAACCAGCGTGATCTGCTGTGTCTTTGGTCAGGGCAAAGGCCAAAAGAATTCAGTCTCTGAAAGGAGAAGGAACAATAAATTCCTTCCCAGAACAGTGCATATCTGATTTCTTGCTGTTTACAAATCCTCACTTTACCTCTGGGAGCTTGCTTGGTGTTTCAACCTTTCAGAGAGGGTCACAAAGGCATATGCTGTCACCTAGATGAAGTTACAGCCAGGTGGTCCCTGGCTTAAGCCGTGTGCTTCGTCTGACTCCAGTCTagtctttctggttttgtgggGAGGGCAATATATTTAATTAAGGTCTAGGATTGCTTGTCCAACACAATAAGATTTCCTGCCAGTGACAACAGACTCTGCTTTAGGATTAAAAGCTCTGCTATAGCAGCTGCCTCCATCAGTCTGAGTGGGACTGAAGttgtctaaatatttttatgtaggGCAGTGTGGTGGAGGAGGGAGACTTTGCATGTGTGTTTGCCTAGTTACTGGTTATTAGGTACCTGGACTAAATGTCACTCCATTGGGAGCACTGACCTTCTCTCTGCCTGTCTTACCCCACTGTGTCAGTGCACTAGGAACCATCCTTAAATCTGCTGGTCTGATGTGGGTCCTGATGgagttttttttgtgttttctggttGTGCCTATGGCTCGCTGAAGATGTGCAAGAGGAGATGAACCAGCATGTTTGGGTACCAATAACAGTGAAGGTAACTCCAGCAGGCTCAGTGGTTTCGGGTGCTTGTGGGTGGAATCCACATCTCTGCACCTTTGCTACTCTAGGCACAGAGTATGCCCTGGGCGAGTCCTGGCATAACTGCAGGGATATATGTAATTCCCACAGAGTCTGTAAAACTCCTGCAATGGCCCCTGCTTTAAGGGCAGGGGAAGTTTCTCCTAGGAGCAAAGGGGATAGTGGGGAAAGGAATTTTTAGCTCCATGCTGTATTGAATTAGAGTCTTTTTTGGAGCCCCCCTTTTCACTATGCTGTTAGCATGTAAAGCTTTTCTGGTTCATATGTGAGACAAAGTCCTGTAGTGGAGATAAACCATATCAGTGCAAGCCCAgacattttcctccttcttttccagGAATAGCTTAGCATCAGGTGGATGGTTCCCAGGGACTTGTCTCCAGCCCCCTCCCCGTTAGGACGATGTGGTGTCACATACACATCGTGTTCCAAGTCACACGATGGGATGTGGATTGTGCCAGCCTCCTTGCTCCAGCACGTACGCACCAAGTGCAGCCAGGTCAGGCttgcagcccctctccctgctgcgGTTTCCATTGCATGGCAGAATTCTCCATGGCACCGAGCCAGTGACCTGTCTGTGATCTCTTGGGCTTCAGTGTCAGACACCAGCCACTCATCAGAATCTCAGATGAGGGGAGCAGGCCTCCCAGACACTGTGCAAATGAGCTGTCAGCCCCCAGCCAGGGTGCAACAacactgcaggctgtgctgcctgtccccCTTGtctttccctctgcctgctgatCCTGCTGACTCCAATACACCTGCCAGCGTCAAGTGGCATCACAGAACAAGTGCTGGGGACCATACTATTAATCCTGTGATCTGTCTCTTGGTCACTTCAGTGGGAGAAAAGGATAGGGCTCCGATGACTAATTATGTTAAATATCTAGCACATTAGTATGAAGCTTGTGACATTCCTCATATTTGCATCTCCCTGCAGGGCTAATGGGAGGAAAGGGCAGGGATGTTTCTAGTCCATGTAATAGTCACTAAACAGATAAGTCTGGTTTCTGGGAACTAAAGCACAGACATCCTTCTAAAGGATGTAATGTGTATATGATATTAATTTAATAAGGAGACAAATGCTCACCTATACTACATGCTTTCAGATGAGGATTATTTTTGTCATGATCCCTATGGTTTCTAGCACCTGGCCAAAACCTGTCCCGTGTGTTATGccactgaggaaaagaaatagtgGGACCAGGTGTTTTTTTGATGTAGACATGCTTCCCCATAACATTTTTCCAGAAGGTGCATGGCATCAGAGCATATCCTCCTTCTTCCTGGGCTCATTTGTCTCAGATTTgctcaaggctgcttttccaggctgtgtAGGGCATAACAATCAGAGTCTGTAGTGCTTCTCAGACTGCgtgcacacagacagacacccacagacacacacacctATCTGTACACAAGCACCAGCTTCAAAACACACATCATAGCAAAGCCCATCTGGCCAAATCCTTCAGATTCCAGCATGCCTGTGTGCCAGTTCTTCATCTGAGAGGATGATATATATGAGTTCTCACATCGTGTTCAAATGAAGCACAGCCTTGAAATAGCTAAGGTCTAACCAAGTGAGAAGACAGAGTATGCAAGAACAGGGCACCTGGGGAGTACTAGTGGGCAGTAGGGCTGTTAAGTTTCACAAAGTTGTGCCAACAGAGTAAAAGAAGTCACCTGGAACTAGGCAAGTGAGGAGAAAAAGCTCAATCAGCCTCTTTTATCCAATAGCCTAATAAATGAGCATTTATGAACATGACTCACAACAATGCAGAGTTCTTAAGCAGAACATAAATCTCTCCCTCCCCTGTGATCATAGGCAAAACAAGCCCATCTCCCAGTCCTGTGACTTCTATAAAATCCTTATCCAAATGTCAGCAAAGGTGACCTTGTGGCTTTTTAAAGCAGTACTTTATAATCACTTGACTGCACTTTACCAAAGTCCTTTCCTAGTTTGGCTTTCATTGcctgcaaataaataaacaggaCAGGCTGCCTCCACCTTCCTCTTCAGTCCTGTAGTCACCACCCATGATAAGCCATGTCAGACAAGCAGGTCTAGGGCTCTCCtgggcaaggcaaggcaagcCCTGTCATGGGGCATGCCAGCATAGCTGGTAGTTGCATGGACAAGGCAATGAGTGTTTGGGATAGGGAGGGGTACGTACTGGTGTGTATCTTACCTGCACCTTATGTCTGGAGGAGAGCTTAAAGGAAATTATGCCtgtttcccatttcccttctccAAGGAAAGCTAAGTATGAATGCAGCTGCTGGGTGCCCAGTCTTATTTTAGATTGTCCTTAAAGCAGGTTCAAATGTTCAAGTGTCAGAATAGATTTGGGTGGAAGACCTTCTGGATTATTAGCACTTAATTCTCTATGTCTCCATGCTTAGCTTGTGGATCTTTCTGTTACTTCCCAGTATATATAATTAATGGTGCTTTTATTAAggttttttattaatcttttgTCCTCCCTTAACATGTTTCTTTATTTAAGATAAATTGCAGCATCCAAGCTCTCACCAGAGGGGTGGAAAATTCCTGGAGCTGATACCCTCACCAAGATCTGGgactgctctgcacagagcttgCATGACATCAGCCTTGTCCCCTTGGCAAGCTTTGGGGTTATCTGGAGAGTTAGCTGATATAGTGTCAAAGTGAGTCTGTGTTTTTTCACTCAGCTGGATGAATAGTCTGGTGCCCTTTGAGGGATGCCACGGATTAACTGTGAGTTTGTTGGGtataaaggaggaaaaaaaccacagagttTTGTCTAAACCAGCCATATGGTGTCCCTGCAGAGTCTGTGGCTGAGGAAAGGGTTTGCACCAGTCACGCTCAGACAAGCTGTTCAGAGATGGTGGAAATAGAGGCAAAGCACACCAAGCGCCACACTTGCAGCCCTCAACTCCCCTTCTGAGGGCAAATGAATCTGTGGAGctcataaggaaaaaagaaaaatgacaggTGGGAAATGGAGGCACAAATGCCTCCCCCCTCAAGGCTATTTACTCTTTTAGTGCCTCCTGAAGAGCAATAGCATCATTCTGGCAAGCCTTCTGCTGTAATGCAATGAGGGAATTTCCTAACTCAAGCTGCTAATTGGTGTGCTTTTGTATGAGAAGAAAGATGGAGTTTTCTCATGGTGCTAAGATTATGGATGTGATGTTTTCACAAAGCTGGCCTATAAATCataagaaataaactttttgtACATTTTGTTCTTCCTTGATAATAGCATGTATTGATAACTCAACTAATTCCCCAGGTAATCTTAGCATGTCATGTTTAAGCTGGTGTCTCTATATCTTTTGCTATGTTTCCTCTACAGATGAGAAATGATCTCTCAGTGCATAAAgccatcaattttttttccttttcagtcaAAATCTTCTGTCCTGAAATGGAGTTCATCATAACAGTCACAAATT from Ficedula albicollis isolate OC2 chromosome 1A, FicAlb1.5, whole genome shotgun sequence carries:
- the MB gene encoding myoglobin, whose protein sequence is MGLSDQEWQQVLTVWGKVESDIAGHGHEVLMRLFQDHPETLDRFEKFKGLKTPDAMKGSEDLKKHGTTVLTQLGKILKAKGNHEAELKPLAQTHATKHKIPVKYLEFISEVIIKVIAEKHAADFGADAQAAMKKALELFRNDMASKYKEFGFQG